AGATTCCGTTTATTCAAAGGAACATTCTGTTAGTTTTCCTATTTTTCTATGAAAATTTTGCAAGCGACAAAAAGTCGCTATAAAATAAAAAACGAAAGGAATTAAACACGCCTACGACAACAACACTGGGCAAAAAGATGAGTCTGACGACGAGGCACAAGCCTCTAGGAAAGACTTATGCTGTAGATGTCTGAACTTTCTACGCCAGTAGGCTAAGAAAGTCCTAGTCGTCCTGATGGGGTGCATCAGCGGAATCAAAGTTTTCTGATTTACCGCCCATTTTGTTGGAGGTCGCTTTATGGCGTTTGTATCTTATTATGAAACCACTTATTTCTATTATCATGGGCTCCAAATCCGACTGGAGCACTATGCAAAAAACCGCTCAAGTTTTGGATAACTTCGGCGTGGCTTATGAAAAGAAAGTCGTCTCAGCCCACCGCACACCAGACCTCATGTTCAAACATGCAGAAAAAGCCCGCAGCCGCGGCATCAAGGTCATCATTGCAGGCGCAGGCGGTGCCGCGCATTTACCGGGTATGGTGGCAGCTAAAACAACACTGCCTGTTATCGGTGTACCTGTTAAATCACGCGCACTCAGCGGCTTGGACTCACTCTATTCCATTGTGCAGATGCCGGGCGGTGTGCCTGTGGCAACTATGGCCATTGGTGAAGCGGGAGCGACCAACGCTGCCCTGACAGCCCTGCGTATCTTGGCCATTGAAGACCAAAACTTGGCAGCCGCGTTAGCAGATTTCGCAGAGGAACAAGGAAAAATCGCAGAGGAGTCAACGAATGAACTCAACTAAAACCATTGGCATAATCGGCGGCGGTCAGCTGGGTCAGATGATGGCTATCGCGGCGGTTTACATGGGGCACAAGGTGGTAACGCTGGATCCGACGGCGGACTGTCCTGCCTCGCGCGTGTCTGAGATGATTGTGGCGCCTTACGATGATGTGGATGTTTTGCGAGAAATGGCTGTGCGTTGCGACCTGCTGACCTATGAGTTTGAAAATGTCGACGCTGACGGCCTTGATGCGGTCGTAGGAGACGCTCAGCTGCCGCAGGGGACTGATTTGCTGCGCATTTCGCAAAACCGTATTTTTGAAAAGAACTTCCTCGCCAACAAGGCTGGCGTGACGGTCGCTCCATATAAGGTGGTGACCTCTAGTTTGGACTTGGAGGATTTGGATTTGGGCAAGACTTACGTCTTGAAAACGGCCACAGGCGGTTATGATGGTCACGGTCAAGTCGTTATTAAATCACACGACGATTTAGCTGCCGCGAACCAATTAGCAAACTCTGCTGAGTGTGTCTTGGAAGAGTTTGTAGACTTTGACCTTGAAATCTCGGTCATTATCTCAGGAAACGGCAAGGACGTGACGGTCTTCCCCGTTCAGGAAAATATCCACCGCAACAATATCCTCTCAAAAACCATTGTCCCAGCCCGCATTTCAGACCAGCTAGCCGAGAAGGCCAAAGCCATGGCGGTGACCATTGCTCAAAAGCTCCAGCTGTCAGGAACGCTCTGCGTGGAAATGTTTGCGACAGCAGACGATATCATTGTCAACGAAATCGCCCCACGCCCCCACAACTCAGGCCACTACTCCATCGAAGCCTGTGACTTCTCACAATTTGACACCCATATCCTAGGCGTCCTCGGCCAACCCCTCCCAGCCATCAAACTCCACGCCCCAGCCGTCATGCTCAACGTTCTCGGCCAGCACATTCAACAAGCTCAAGAATATGTCTCCAAAAACTCTAGCGCCCACCTCCACCTTTATGGCAAGGCAGAAGCCAAACACAACCGCAAAATGGGC
This region of Streptococcus mutans genomic DNA includes:
- the purE gene encoding 5-(carboxyamino)imidazole ribonucleotide mutase, whose product is MKPLISIIMGSKSDWSTMQKTAQVLDNFGVAYEKKVVSAHRTPDLMFKHAEKARSRGIKVIIAGAGGAAHLPGMVAAKTTLPVIGVPVKSRALSGLDSLYSIVQMPGGVPVATMAIGEAGATNAALTALRILAIEDQNLAAALADFAEEQGKIAEESTNELN
- the purK gene encoding 5-(carboxyamino)imidazole ribonucleotide synthase, with amino-acid sequence MNSTKTIGIIGGGQLGQMMAIAAVYMGHKVVTLDPTADCPASRVSEMIVAPYDDVDVLREMAVRCDLLTYEFENVDADGLDAVVGDAQLPQGTDLLRISQNRIFEKNFLANKAGVTVAPYKVVTSSLDLEDLDLGKTYVLKTATGGYDGHGQVVIKSHDDLAAANQLANSAECVLEEFVDFDLEISVIISGNGKDVTVFPVQENIHRNNILSKTIVPARISDQLAEKAKAMAVTIAQKLQLSGTLCVEMFATADDIIVNEIAPRPHNSGHYSIEACDFSQFDTHILGVLGQPLPAIKLHAPAVMLNVLGQHIQQAQEYVSKNSSAHLHLYGKAEAKHNRKMGHVTLFSDKPDEVREFGEGKEF